In one Staphylococcus lutrae genomic region, the following are encoded:
- a CDS encoding FMN-binding glutamate synthase family protein, whose amino-acid sequence MTFLTVLQLIVTILLVGFLIFVLIAVIGFLIFDKRQKQHSVLRNYPVLAHVRYFLEQIGPELRQYLFLNDNEDKPFSRMEYQNIVLAGKYNSRGTSFGTLKHYDSGFFINNAMFPTQKDALIVDQSQLLSTFIYHIKNETLINRFEKIQAKKIKPFYLAPEHYVKIGHDIQHPFYVKRLVGQSGMSYGALGKNAITALSKGLGKANTWMNTGEGGLSDHHLAGDVDIIFQIGPGLFGVRDETGQFDTTLFKELAARPQVKAFEIKLAQGAKTRGGHIEGKKVTEEIAKIRHIKPYETVDSPNRFEMISNAEDLLKWIDSMREISQKPVGFKMVLGRQDDFIRLLDAMKSLNIYPDFITIDGGEGGTGATFQELQDGVGLPLFTALPIIDGLLKAYGLRDRVKIFASGKLVTPDKIAIALALGADLVNIARGMMISVGCIMSRQCHKNTCPVGVATTDPKKEEALVVDEKQYRVMNYITSLHEGLFNIAAAVGVKSPTEIGPEHVTMKHKDGQIESIHDYQLKLIQSSLKV is encoded by the coding sequence ATGACATTCTTAACAGTATTACAACTTATTGTAACCATTTTACTTGTAGGATTTTTAATTTTTGTATTGATTGCAGTGATTGGGTTTTTAATATTTGATAAACGACAGAAACAACATAGTGTGTTACGTAATTATCCAGTGTTGGCCCACGTACGTTACTTTTTGGAACAAATCGGACCAGAATTACGTCAGTACTTATTTCTAAATGATAATGAAGATAAGCCATTTTCACGAATGGAATATCAAAATATTGTTTTAGCAGGTAAGTATAATTCACGAGGGACGAGCTTTGGAACACTAAAGCATTACGATAGTGGTTTTTTTATTAACAACGCGATGTTTCCGACCCAAAAAGATGCATTAATCGTCGACCAGTCTCAATTACTTTCAACGTTTATTTATCATATTAAAAATGAAACGTTAATTAACCGGTTTGAAAAAATTCAAGCTAAAAAGATTAAGCCGTTTTATTTGGCACCTGAACATTATGTGAAAATTGGCCATGATATCCAACATCCATTTTATGTGAAGCGACTTGTTGGCCAATCAGGAATGAGTTATGGGGCCCTTGGTAAAAACGCCATAACGGCCTTATCGAAAGGGTTAGGTAAAGCGAATACGTGGATGAACACAGGAGAAGGGGGATTGTCAGACCATCATCTTGCTGGAGATGTTGATATCATTTTTCAAATTGGACCGGGTCTATTCGGTGTGAGAGATGAAACAGGACAATTCGATACAACGCTGTTTAAAGAACTGGCTGCACGACCTCAAGTCAAAGCGTTTGAAATCAAACTTGCGCAAGGTGCAAAAACGCGTGGCGGTCATATTGAAGGGAAGAAAGTCACAGAAGAAATTGCAAAAATTCGCCATATTAAACCGTATGAAACTGTCGACTCACCAAATCGCTTCGAAATGATCAGTAATGCTGAAGATTTATTAAAATGGATTGATTCGATGCGAGAAATCAGTCAAAAACCTGTTGGCTTTAAAATGGTTTTAGGTCGTCAAGATGATTTTATACGGCTGCTTGATGCAATGAAATCTTTAAACATCTATCCTGACTTTATTACGATTGATGGTGGAGAAGGAGGAACAGGGGCGACATTCCAAGAATTGCAAGATGGTGTAGGTTTACCTTTATTCACAGCGTTACCGATCATTGATGGTTTGCTTAAAGCGTATGGTTTAAGAGATAGAGTTAAAATTTTCGCTTCTGGCAAATTAGTGACGCCTGATAAAATTGCGATTGCACTCGCATTGGGTGCAGATTTAGTTAATATTGCAAGAGGCATGATGATCAGTGTGGGTTGTATTATGAGTCGTCAATGCCATAAGAACACTTGTCCAGTAGGTGTTGCAACAACTGATCCTAAAAAAGAAGAAGCCCTTGTTGTTGATGAAAAACAATACCGTGTTATGAACTATATCACAAGTTTGCATGAAGGGTTATTTAATATTGCGGCGGCTGTAGGGGTGAAAAGCCCAACAGAAATTGGACCGGAGCATGTCACAATGAAACATAAGGACGGTCAAATTGAATCCATTCATGACTATCAATTAAAATTGATTCAATCGTCTTTAAAGGTGTAA
- a CDS encoding ABC transporter ATP-binding protein — protein MIKRYLEFVKPYKWLIFGTIVVGILKFGIPLLIPLLIKFVIDDVINNAALTVDDKLMRLGIAMLVAAFIFVIVRPPIEFFRQYMAQWTSNKILYDIRKKLYDHLQALSSKFYANHKSGEVISRVINDVEQTKDFIMTGLMNIWLDCITIIIALSVMFVLDVQLTLSAVIVLPFYILTVYFFFGRLRALTRQRSQKLAEVQGFLHERVNGMAVIKSFAIEDNEAKNFDKRNINFLNSAFKHTRWNAYSFSAINTVTDIGPLIVIGYGTYLAITGSVTVGTLAAFVSYLEQLYGPLRRLVSSFTTLTQSFASMDRVFQLIDEPYDIKNTTGAQPIPIQQGHIQIKNVSFKYQSDAHDILKQLNLDIHRGETVAFVGMSGGGKSTLINLIPRFYDVTEGQILIDGHDIKAFDLGSLRRQIGMVQQDNILFSDTVRENILLGRPDATFEEVVEAAQLANAHEFIMSLPKGYETEVGERGVKLSGGQKQRLAIARIFLNDPPILILDEATSALDLESEAIIQDALDTLSHDRTTIIVAHRLSTITHADQIVVIENGQIVEQGSHDVLMQQKGAYHRLYSIQNV, from the coding sequence ATGATAAAACGTTATTTAGAGTTTGTGAAGCCATATAAATGGCTGATTTTCGGTACTATAGTTGTTGGAATATTAAAATTTGGTATTCCTTTATTGATTCCGCTATTAATTAAATTTGTGATTGATGATGTTATTAATAATGCCGCATTAACAGTAGATGATAAATTAATGCGATTAGGTATAGCCATGCTAGTTGCTGCATTTATTTTTGTTATCGTTCGGCCGCCCATTGAATTTTTTAGACAGTATATGGCACAGTGGACGAGTAACAAAATTTTGTATGATATCCGAAAAAAATTGTATGATCACTTGCAAGCACTCAGTTCTAAATTTTATGCAAATCATAAATCTGGTGAAGTGATTTCACGTGTGATTAATGATGTTGAACAAACGAAAGACTTTATCATGACTGGATTGATGAATATTTGGTTGGATTGTATTACGATTATCATTGCACTATCGGTCATGTTCGTATTAGATGTTCAACTGACCCTTTCAGCGGTCATCGTATTACCTTTTTATATTTTAACAGTCTATTTTTTCTTTGGTCGATTGCGTGCATTGACACGTCAACGGTCACAAAAACTAGCTGAGGTTCAAGGTTTTTTACATGAACGTGTAAATGGGATGGCTGTTATTAAAAGTTTTGCGATTGAGGATAATGAAGCGAAAAATTTTGATAAACGTAATATCAATTTTTTAAATAGTGCGTTTAAACATACGAGATGGAACGCCTACTCTTTCTCCGCGATTAATACGGTGACAGACATTGGTCCATTAATCGTGATTGGTTATGGAACGTATTTAGCGATAACAGGGTCTGTCACTGTCGGGACTTTGGCGGCATTTGTAAGCTACCTTGAACAACTCTATGGTCCATTGCGTCGATTAGTCTCATCTTTTACGACATTGACACAAAGCTTTGCATCAATGGATCGTGTGTTCCAATTGATTGATGAGCCATATGACATAAAAAATACAACGGGTGCACAGCCTATTCCTATTCAACAAGGACATATTCAAATAAAAAATGTTTCGTTTAAATATCAATCAGATGCACATGACATTTTGAAGCAACTTAATTTAGACATTCATCGTGGTGAAACAGTTGCTTTTGTAGGGATGAGTGGCGGTGGTAAGTCAACGCTTATCAACTTAATTCCTCGTTTTTATGACGTTACAGAGGGTCAAATTTTAATTGATGGACACGACATCAAAGCGTTTGATCTCGGCAGCTTAAGACGTCAGATTGGTATGGTACAGCAGGATAACATTTTATTCTCTGATACAGTACGAGAAAATATTTTATTGGGACGACCGGATGCGACATTTGAAGAAGTCGTTGAAGCGGCTCAGCTAGCGAACGCCCATGAATTCATAATGTCACTGCCGAAAGGTTATGAAACTGAAGTAGGTGAGCGCGGCGTAAAACTTTCAGGAGGCCAAAAACAAAGACTTGCCATAGCGCGAATTTTCTTGAATGACCCGCCGATACTCATTTTGGATGAAGCAACCAGCGCTTTAGATTTAGAAAGTGAAGCCATCATTCAAGATGCATTGGATACATTAAGTCATGATCGGACGACAATTATCGTGGCACACCGACTTTCTACAATTACTCATGCAGATCAAATTGTCGTCATTGAAAATGGACAAATTGTAGAGCAAGGTTCACATGATGTTTTAATGCAACAAAAAGGGGCATATCACCGCTTATATTCTATTCAAAATGTCTAA
- the ntdP gene encoding nucleoside tri-diphosphate phosphatase, whose product MVKSCIPREGEAIKIQSYKHDGNIHRVWSETTILKGTADVVIGGNDHTLVTESDGRTWVTREPAIVYFHSEYWFNVICMFREDGVYYYCNLSSPFVCDEEALKYIDYDLDIKVYPNGKYHLLDEDEYEQHMNQMNYPKDIDMILRRNVDILQQWIEQKKGPFAPDFIKVWRQRFQKLSKG is encoded by the coding sequence TTGGTCAAATCGTGTATACCGCGAGAGGGTGAAGCAATTAAAATTCAATCTTACAAACACGATGGCAATATCCACCGTGTCTGGTCGGAAACGACAATTTTAAAAGGGACTGCAGATGTCGTCATTGGCGGCAATGATCATACACTTGTGACGGAAAGCGATGGTCGAACTTGGGTTACGCGTGAACCAGCGATTGTTTATTTTCATTCAGAGTACTGGTTTAACGTGATTTGTATGTTTCGTGAAGATGGTGTGTATTATTATTGTAACTTATCATCCCCGTTTGTATGTGATGAAGAAGCATTAAAATATATTGATTATGATTTAGATATTAAAGTTTATCCTAATGGAAAGTATCATTTACTAGATGAAGACGAATATGAACAACATATGAACCAGATGAACTATCCTAAGGACATCGATATGATTTTAAGACGGAATGTTGATATTTTACAGCAGTGGATTGAACAGAAAAAAGGGCCATTTGCACCTGATTTTATTAAAGTTTGGCGTCAACGATTTCAAAAACTTAGTAAAGGATAG
- the mutY gene encoding A/G-specific adenine glycosylase, with product MLNETTFKSHLLTWFEAAQRQMPWRETKNPYYIWISEVMLQQTQVDTVRDYYLRFIEAYPTIHDLAKAKEEEVLKLWEGLGYYSRARHFHTAAKEVVAQHQGKIPQQSDTFLALKGVGPYTQAAVMSIAFDLPLATVDGNVFRVWSRLNDDTRDTALQSTRKAYEQELVPYVTEQAGDFNQAMMELGALVCTPKAPLCLFCPVQIHCESFQQGTVLERPVKTKKLKKKTVVFDVYVIQNHSGDYLIEQRTVSLLKGMWQFPMFENETSYEDKLNVLGIKQLNTIQENVVQMKHQFTHLTWILNVHLAKIDPSEEADIVKGRQWMAAEDKTQYSFPVSMTQIFNAVRQADN from the coding sequence ATGTTAAATGAAACGACCTTTAAATCGCATTTACTGACATGGTTTGAAGCAGCGCAACGACAAATGCCATGGAGAGAAACTAAAAATCCATACTATATTTGGATTAGTGAAGTGATGTTACAACAAACACAAGTGGATACAGTACGTGATTACTACTTGCGTTTTATAGAAGCTTATCCAACGATTCATGATTTGGCAAAAGCGAAGGAAGAGGAGGTATTAAAATTATGGGAAGGTCTAGGTTACTATAGTCGGGCACGTCATTTCCATACAGCAGCTAAAGAAGTTGTTGCGCAACATCAAGGGAAAATCCCTCAACAATCGGATACTTTTTTAGCATTAAAAGGTGTAGGGCCTTATACACAAGCAGCTGTAATGAGTATCGCCTTTGATTTACCGCTTGCCACAGTTGATGGAAATGTATTTCGTGTTTGGTCAAGATTAAATGATGATACTCGAGATACCGCGTTGCAGTCCACACGTAAAGCATACGAACAAGAATTGGTGCCATACGTCACCGAACAGGCCGGGGACTTTAACCAAGCAATGATGGAATTAGGCGCACTCGTCTGTACACCTAAAGCCCCCTTATGTTTGTTTTGTCCAGTGCAGATACATTGTGAATCATTTCAGCAAGGCACAGTATTAGAACGACCGGTGAAAACTAAAAAGCTCAAAAAGAAAACAGTGGTCTTTGATGTTTACGTCATTCAAAACCATTCAGGAGATTATTTAATAGAGCAACGAACGGTGTCATTATTAAAGGGAATGTGGCAATTCCCTATGTTTGAAAACGAAACCTCATATGAGGATAAATTAAATGTACTTGGTATAAAGCAACTGAACACGATACAAGAAAATGTGGTACAAATGAAGCATCAATTTACCCACCTAACTTGGATTTTAAATGTGCATCTTGCGAAAATTGACCCGTCAGAAGAAGCGGACATTGTTAAAGGAAGACAATGGATGGCAGCGGAGGATAAAACACAGTATTCTTTCCCTGTTTCGATGACGCAAATTTTTAATGCAGTGCGTCAAGCGGATAATTAA
- a CDS encoding metal-dependent hydrolase → MDTATHIAIGVGLTALATTDPTMSGNFAATATILIGGSLIPDSDTVLKLKDNATYIANHRGITHSIPFTLFWPLLITLLVYVFFRHVDPLHVWLWAQLAVFLHVFVDIFNSYGTQALRPISNKWIQLSVINTFDPIIFIILLVGIIVWMLGVHPYAAFSPIVIILIGYYLIRFRMRSWLKKQALNQVEHLGTPIKVFIAPTMRFMQWRIAIQTAEHDYVGRSYGRNIVFSDKVKRQPFPSSEIMKYAQYDPNVKAFLNFSSIYRWHVAHVDNQTIELRFIDLRYLKNGHYQFVAILHLDQDMKVMHSYTGWVFSEEKLKKKLLAH, encoded by the coding sequence ATGGATACTGCAACACATATTGCAATTGGTGTCGGATTGACTGCCCTTGCAACAACAGATCCTACAATGAGTGGAAACTTTGCGGCAACAGCAACAATACTCATTGGTGGTTCGCTAATTCCTGATAGTGATACTGTACTAAAATTAAAAGATAATGCAACATATATCGCCAACCATCGAGGCATCACCCATTCGATTCCTTTCACATTATTTTGGCCTTTGTTAATCACGTTACTGGTCTATGTCTTTTTTAGACATGTGGATCCACTACACGTTTGGCTATGGGCACAGTTGGCTGTTTTTCTCCATGTTTTTGTAGATATATTCAACTCTTATGGTACACAAGCCCTACGTCCTATTTCTAACAAATGGATTCAATTAAGTGTGATCAACACTTTTGATCCCATTATATTCATCATTTTATTAGTAGGGATTATCGTGTGGATGTTAGGTGTACATCCTTATGCCGCGTTTAGCCCGATTGTTATAATTTTAATTGGCTACTATCTCATTCGTTTCCGAATGCGCAGTTGGCTGAAAAAACAAGCATTAAACCAAGTTGAGCATTTAGGCACACCGATTAAAGTTTTCATTGCGCCTACAATGCGCTTTATGCAGTGGCGTATCGCCATTCAAACTGCTGAACATGATTATGTGGGCCGTAGTTATGGACGTAATATTGTCTTTAGTGATAAAGTCAAACGCCAACCTTTTCCTAGTTCTGAAATTATGAAATATGCGCAATACGATCCAAATGTAAAAGCTTTTTTAAACTTTTCATCAATCTATCGTTGGCATGTTGCTCATGTCGATAACCAAACCATCGAATTACGTTTTATTGATTTACGTTATTTAAAAAATGGCCATTATCAATTTGTTGCTATTTTACATCTTGATCAAGATATGAAAGTGATGCATTCTTATACTGGTTGGGTCTTTAGTGAAGAGAAATTAAAAAAGAAATTACTTGCACATTAA
- a CDS encoding teichoic acid translocation permease produces MHRKWTALTLAVGILFIVLTTLTYKVFKIAEVTQATFDYRLTGLLIFAVIWIAIYIHYRFFPRDYYVTRHFNSSPFFHVLLSSVIYTGVIVIIMMVMALLKPLNTHTTWIGVGFYSVMSLLFIVILSNLLGLIYVLYPKLSRIFAIVVIITFCLLPILYIPTSNNGWLTHLMMLNPMYYLVNGMQQSIIVGREAMNHLGYHFYFICFIGLMTVFCFALKDYVSQLRPNEHHQPDKDES; encoded by the coding sequence ATGCATCGCAAATGGACTGCATTAACGTTGGCAGTGGGGATCTTGTTCATAGTACTCACAACGCTAACTTATAAGGTTTTTAAAATTGCTGAAGTGACTCAGGCCACGTTTGATTACCGATTAACAGGATTGTTAATCTTTGCAGTGATCTGGATTGCCATCTATATTCATTATCGTTTTTTTCCAAGAGATTACTATGTGACTCGACATTTTAACAGTAGCCCATTTTTTCATGTTTTGTTATCGAGCGTCATATACACAGGTGTGATTGTTATTATAATGATGGTCATGGCATTATTAAAACCACTTAATACACATACGACTTGGATTGGTGTAGGTTTTTACAGTGTAATGAGTCTATTATTTATTGTTATTTTGTCGAATTTACTCGGACTCATCTACGTATTATATCCTAAGTTGTCACGTATTTTTGCTATCGTCGTGATCATTACATTTTGTTTATTACCTATCCTTTACATTCCAACAAGCAATAATGGTTGGTTGACGCATTTGATGATGCTCAACCCAATGTATTACTTGGTCAATGGAATGCAACAATCAATCATTGTGGGAAGAGAAGCGATGAATCATTTAGGTTATCATTTTTACTTTATTTGTTTCATTGGTTTGATGACTGTGTTTTGTTTTGCATTAAAGGACTATGTATCTCAGCTTAGACCTAACGAGCACCATCAGCCAGACAAAGATGAATCATAA
- a CDS encoding ATP-binding cassette domain-containing protein produces the protein MGSSIVLKMINVTHYYRNQKKQNVLKPFSYQPEDIELNNISLHIYEGEALGIIGEAESSKSLVGEILAGTVEPDKGRIARTTSLFYVNMNQKTVEDVAVVDYVKDVIQLFPYDPPEHKVTQIIKYAHLDDVQTSRVKDLTDAQYAQLLFSLARASEAKIVILSHILSRLDADFFEKAKAMYQDYVQREWSWITIDNDVDKIKAVSNYLAWISHGQLRKEGSINQVLPYFLSHQRDMASLKSTEEMHHFDEDWKRNRTRVPEMTYNFRRIERYQHAQPPVFLARIWTGSALFFVGMCIAGLFVFNNIGKVASAPLATQSTISKSNTDPYTEKLAYGIVKDKEVTLTAIEGNHAAIQLPRYAVASILGENKTTYKIEVDDKSYQADKDAFEYLNPAALYKEVERKQLEPFMKSNYLTSIDYFNSALHHNHKKVNETLVPEHEQRFVEPIVEQPIDMLFDDRNRLIGFTFPIVQQDKFKDEFKIKSDLWIGKTDSGYWVADLKNSKWIYIEL, from the coding sequence ATGGGGAGTTCAATTGTCTTGAAGATGATTAATGTCACACATTATTATCGAAATCAAAAAAAGCAAAATGTGCTTAAACCTTTTAGTTATCAACCAGAAGATATTGAATTAAACAATATTTCTTTACATATATACGAAGGTGAAGCGTTAGGTATCATTGGTGAAGCTGAATCCTCAAAATCACTTGTAGGTGAAATATTAGCGGGTACTGTTGAACCGGATAAAGGAAGGATTGCGCGCACCACGTCATTGTTTTATGTCAATATGAACCAAAAAACAGTTGAAGACGTTGCAGTCGTAGATTATGTCAAAGATGTCATTCAATTGTTTCCTTATGATCCACCAGAACATAAAGTGACGCAAATTATAAAATATGCACACTTGGACGATGTACAAACCTCTCGTGTGAAGGATTTAACAGATGCGCAATATGCTCAACTGTTATTTAGTCTTGCGCGGGCATCAGAGGCGAAAATTGTCATCTTGAGTCATATTTTAAGTCGTTTAGATGCGGACTTTTTCGAAAAAGCGAAAGCGATGTATCAAGACTATGTTCAACGTGAATGGTCATGGATTACGATTGACAATGATGTCGATAAAATCAAGGCAGTGAGTAACTATTTGGCTTGGATCTCACATGGACAACTTAGAAAAGAGGGGTCGATTAATCAAGTCCTCCCATACTTCTTATCGCATCAGCGTGATATGGCTTCGTTAAAATCAACTGAAGAAATGCATCATTTTGATGAAGATTGGAAGCGCAACCGTACGCGTGTGCCTGAAATGACTTACAATTTTAGACGTATTGAACGTTATCAGCATGCGCAGCCACCTGTCTTTTTAGCACGTATTTGGACGGGATCCGCCTTGTTTTTTGTTGGTATGTGTATCGCGGGTTTATTCGTATTTAACAATATAGGGAAAGTGGCCAGTGCACCATTAGCCACGCAATCAACGATTTCTAAATCTAATACTGACCCATACACTGAGAAGTTGGCCTATGGTATTGTAAAAGATAAAGAAGTGACGTTAACTGCGATAGAAGGAAATCACGCTGCGATCCAATTACCACGTTATGCAGTGGCTTCTATTTTAGGAGAAAATAAAACGACATATAAAATAGAGGTAGACGATAAAAGTTATCAAGCGGATAAGGATGCATTCGAATATCTTAATCCTGCTGCATTGTATAAAGAAGTAGAACGTAAACAACTTGAACCATTTATGAAAAGTAATTACCTCACTTCTATAGATTATTTCAACAGTGCGCTCCATCACAACCATAAAAAAGTAAATGAAACACTTGTCCCTGAACATGAACAACGATTTGTAGAACCTATTGTAGAACAACCGATAGACATGTTGTTTGATGATCGAAATCGCTTAATCGGCTTTACATTTCCAATTGTGCAACAAGACAAGTTTAAAGATGAATTTAAAATTAAATCCGATCTATGGATTGGGAAAACAGATTCGGGTTATTGGGTGGCTGATCTTAAAAATTCCAAATGGATTTATATAGAATTGTAG
- a CDS encoding YfhH family protein, which produces MIEKRFSEMDRQEILQVIQTSKEKMRKAEMNGIMNEYDVYANKVVIAESYLIDTNEIEMGQVYRLKDGSGDDFKVERLKGVFAWGYRTHSTQSEEGLPISLLQI; this is translated from the coding sequence ATGATTGAAAAACGTTTTAGCGAGATGGATAGACAAGAAATATTACAAGTGATTCAAACGAGTAAAGAAAAAATGCGTAAAGCTGAAATGAACGGAATTATGAATGAGTATGATGTTTATGCAAATAAAGTTGTGATCGCAGAAAGTTATTTAATTGATACAAATGAGATTGAAATGGGACAGGTATACAGACTTAAAGATGGCTCCGGTGATGACTTTAAGGTGGAACGTCTCAAAGGCGTGTTTGCTTGGGGATATCGCACCCATAGCACTCAGTCTGAAGAAGGTTTACCCATTTCATTATTACAAATATAG